In one Bacteroidota bacterium genomic region, the following are encoded:
- a CDS encoding glycosyltransferase family 2 protein → MLKNMPKVSIIVPAYNAEAFLAETLDSIQAQSLADFEVLVVDDGSTDQTKDIAQSFLKDTRFQYFYKENTGVSATRNYGLERCRGTYVCFFDADDLMLPDFLQACVATLEADSGKDGVYVAYEAFESGSNQPLSLVRYQPPGNEVVDLLTFNGQAGHPPSSVVVKTLAAQSVGGFDPALSTSADKDFWIRFAHSYRFAYCDRTLVRYRVHANQMHRNIDAMAKDMKHIYKKVKDHNLLGSRWFYRYAYARSLLVLSGSYYSHTSNYLQAIRYALLSFLTHPKPMLRKLAEWMRQG, encoded by the coding sequence TTGCTGAAAAACATGCCTAAGGTCAGCATAATAGTGCCAGCCTATAATGCAGAGGCTTTCCTGGCTGAAACCCTGGACAGCATACAAGCGCAAAGCCTCGCAGATTTTGAGGTGCTTGTTGTTGATGACGGCAGTACAGATCAGACAAAGGACATCGCCCAATCTTTTCTGAAGGATACGCGCTTTCAGTATTTCTACAAGGAGAATACGGGCGTATCGGCAACGCGAAACTACGGACTGGAGAGGTGCAGGGGTACGTATGTCTGTTTTTTTGATGCGGATGACCTGATGCTACCCGATTTTTTGCAGGCTTGTGTAGCTACCCTGGAGGCAGACAGCGGTAAAGACGGGGTTTATGTAGCCTATGAGGCTTTTGAAAGTGGATCTAATCAGCCGCTCTCCCTGGTTCGTTACCAGCCACCTGGAAACGAGGTAGTAGATCTGCTCACCTTCAATGGTCAGGCGGGGCATCCGCCCAGCTCTGTCGTGGTAAAGACCCTGGCGGCACAAAGTGTTGGCGGGTTTGATCCAGCGCTAAGCACATCGGCCGATAAGGACTTCTGGATTCGCTTTGCCCATTCCTACCGCTTCGCATACTGTGATCGGACGCTGGTGCGCTACCGTGTTCACGCCAACCAGATGCATCGAAATATTGATGCTATGGCGAAAGACATGAAACACATCTATAAAAAGGTGAAGGATCATAACCTGCTGGGTAGCAGATGGTTCTACCGGTATGCCTATGCCAGGAGCTTGCTCGTTCTATCAGGCTCTTACTACAGCCATACGAGCAACTACCTGCAGGCTATACGCTATGCGCTGCTCTCCTTCCTCACCCACCCGAAGCCGATGCTGCGCAAGCTGGCGGAGTGGATGAGGCAAGGCTGA
- a CDS encoding aspartate carbamoyltransferase catalytic subunit, whose protein sequence is MSELSVKHLLGIKSLQAADLEILFSTTREFKTVLERPIKKVPSLRDVTIANLFFENSTRTRISFELAQKRLSADVINFSASSSSVSKGESLLDTVNNILAMKVDVIVMRHPRPGAPHFLARHISAAIVNAGDGTHEHPTQALLDAYSLQERLGPLAGAHIAIVGDIVHSRVALSNIFCLQLLGAKVRVCGPPTLIPRYIQELGVEVSHNLDETIRWADALNMLRIQLERQDTRYFPSLQEYHQLYGLSLPRLERANKALTVLHPGPINRGVEITSEVADHPQAVILDQVMNGVASRMAVLYLLAGQTQVG, encoded by the coding sequence ATGTCGGAGCTGAGTGTCAAGCATTTACTGGGCATAAAGAGCCTGCAGGCTGCAGACCTGGAGATCCTCTTTTCCACCACGCGTGAGTTTAAGACGGTGCTGGAGCGCCCCATAAAGAAGGTGCCCAGCCTGCGGGATGTTACCATTGCCAACCTGTTCTTTGAGAATAGTACCCGCACCCGCATTTCCTTTGAGCTGGCGCAGAAGCGGCTCTCGGCAGATGTGATCAACTTCAGCGCTAGCAGCAGCAGCGTGAGTAAGGGCGAAAGCCTGCTGGATACCGTGAATAACATCCTGGCCATGAAGGTAGACGTGATTGTGATGCGTCACCCCAGGCCCGGGGCCCCGCACTTCTTGGCCAGGCATATATCTGCTGCCATTGTAAATGCAGGAGACGGCACGCATGAGCATCCCACCCAGGCCCTGCTGGATGCCTATAGCCTGCAAGAGCGCCTGGGCCCGCTGGCTGGTGCGCATATTGCCATCGTGGGCGATATTGTGCATAGCCGCGTAGCACTAAGCAATATCTTTTGCCTACAGCTACTCGGGGCCAAGGTCCGGGTGTGTGGCCCCCCCACTCTTATCCCCCGCTACATCCAGGAGCTGGGGGTGGAGGTGAGCCATAACCTGGACGAAACCATTCGCTGGGCAGATGCCCTGAACATGCTGCGCATCCAGCTGGAGCGGCAGGATACGCGCTATTTTCCCAGCCTACAGGAGTATCACCAGCTGTACGGCCTTAGCCTACCCCGGCTGGAGCGGGCAAACAAGGCACTGACCGTTCTGCATCCAGGGCCCATAAACCGGGGCGTAGAGATTACCAGCGAAGTAGCAGACCACCCGCAGGCTGTGATACTGGATCAAGTGATGAATGGCGTGGCGAGCCGTATGGCTGTGCTGTATCTACTGGCTGGCCAGACGCAGGTGGGCTAG
- the pyrR gene encoding bifunctional pyr operon transcriptional regulator/uracil phosphoribosyltransferase PyrR, translated as MSERRELYRAEKMQIMFHRMAYEMLERHPQLAGCCLIGIQPRGVHFGRRMARLLQQLSGRADVPYGELDVTFYRDDFRRSQSPLLPNATRVDFIIEGRQVILLDDVLYTGRTVRAALDAMLAFGRPVGVELAVLVDRSRLRQLPIQADYAGIQVDTLERERVKVSWQENGEDLIYIEN; from the coding sequence ATGAGTGAAAGACGAGAACTGTACCGGGCCGAAAAAATGCAGATTATGTTCCACCGCATGGCCTATGAGATGCTGGAGCGGCACCCGCAGCTGGCAGGCTGTTGCCTCATTGGCATCCAGCCCCGGGGCGTACACTTTGGCCGCCGTATGGCGCGGCTACTACAGCAGCTGTCGGGCCGGGCAGATGTGCCCTATGGCGAGCTGGACGTTACCTTTTACCGAGACGACTTCCGCCGCAGCCAAAGCCCCCTACTGCCCAACGCCACCCGGGTAGACTTTATCATAGAAGGGCGGCAGGTGATCCTGCTGGATGATGTGCTGTACACCGGCCGCACGGTGCGGGCTGCCCTGGATGCCATGCTCGCCTTTGGCCGCCCGGTAGGCGTAGAGCTGGCTGTGCTGGTAGACCGAAGCCGCCTGCGCCAGCTACCCATACAGGCTGATTATGCCGGTATACAGGTAGACACCCTGGAGCGAGAGCGCGTGAAGGTGAGCTGGCAGGAAAACGGAGAAGACCTGATCTATATAGAAAACTAA
- a CDS encoding EVE domain-containing protein, which produces MAYWIVKTEPETHSWQDMVAEKITPWDGVRNYQARNYLRAMELDDWVLVYHSVSDKELVGLARVARTHYPDPTAEEPERWSCVDLRAERALGKPISLRTIKADARFAHLGLVRGGRLSVMPVTPTQFDALLQLAETPLP; this is translated from the coding sequence ATGGCATACTGGATAGTGAAGACAGAGCCGGAGACACACAGCTGGCAAGATATGGTGGCCGAAAAGATAACACCCTGGGATGGGGTACGGAACTACCAGGCCCGCAACTACCTGCGGGCTATGGAGCTGGACGACTGGGTGCTGGTGTACCACTCGGTAAGCGACAAGGAGCTGGTAGGGCTGGCCCGCGTGGCCCGGACACACTACCCCGACCCCACTGCTGAGGAACCCGAACGCTGGTCGTGTGTAGACCTGCGGGCAGAACGGGCGCTAGGCAAACCCATATCACTGCGCACAATCAAGGCAGATGCCCGCTTTGCGCACCTGGGCCTGGTGCGGGGTGGCCGCCTGAGTGTGATGCCGGTAACGCCCACACAATTTGACGCACTGCTGCAACTAGCCGAAACCCCGCTGCCATGA
- a CDS encoding PAS domain S-box protein gives MNTFQLLILHESPSDAEQIVQQLKAACPELQAHVVEETAELRQKLEQENIDAVISLDQPENLSLLDALQICRAWQPGLAFIALQLGEVPIPTDQLKQHGATDVLTGAALARLYARIRHLIDEKNTREADRQTNSKLLKSQQRYRVMAENAVDAIILLDQDGHINFCTPSVQEVLGRPQQEIVGQAIRPLIDLKDQNSLVHALKLVLTKQKPMNLILRLALEEERWIDCHIKPIALEEDRLLIVCRDITDRKREEKRQLNEKLSQQLTLMNAVVEVQENERKRLSEELHDGIGPILSAVRMNISSTSMYDLTDTRDASLLSNAVKLLDDCLMELRNLAKNLIPPALNDYGLYRALRNFCEKNDKLRDIRVNYKIKEPGWNLSPVAEITGYRVSQELINNALKYSKAQNIFLEVGPIVRRGKDQLRIIVRDDGVGFDFSQSFQNEKGMGLRNIASRIHLLGGMFVVETSPGHGSTFVVDLPKASPS, from the coding sequence TTGAACACGTTCCAACTACTCATTCTGCATGAATCGCCCTCAGATGCGGAGCAGATTGTTCAGCAACTGAAGGCTGCGTGCCCCGAGTTGCAGGCCCATGTAGTGGAGGAAACGGCAGAGCTAAGGCAAAAACTGGAGCAAGAGAATATAGACGCTGTGATCAGCCTGGATCAGCCCGAAAACCTGAGCCTGCTGGATGCCCTACAGATATGCAGGGCCTGGCAGCCTGGGCTTGCCTTCATTGCCCTACAGCTGGGCGAGGTGCCCATCCCTACAGATCAGCTGAAGCAGCACGGTGCTACCGATGTGCTGACGGGTGCCGCCCTGGCACGGCTATACGCACGTATACGCCACCTGATAGACGAAAAAAACACCCGAGAGGCTGATAGGCAGACCAACAGCAAGCTGCTGAAAAGCCAGCAACGATACCGGGTAATGGCTGAAAATGCCGTAGATGCCATCATCCTGCTGGACCAAGATGGCCACATCAACTTCTGTACCCCATCCGTACAGGAGGTGCTGGGCCGACCACAGCAAGAGATTGTAGGCCAGGCCATCCGACCCCTGATAGACCTGAAAGACCAGAATAGCCTGGTGCATGCGCTTAAGCTTGTGCTTACCAAGCAAAAGCCCATGAACCTCATCCTGCGGCTTGCGCTGGAAGAAGAGCGCTGGATAGACTGCCACATAAAGCCCATAGCGCTGGAGGAAGACCGGCTGCTGATCGTATGCCGAGACATAACCGACCGAAAGCGCGAAGAAAAGCGGCAGCTAAATGAAAAGTTGAGCCAACAACTGACCCTAATGAACGCTGTGGTAGAAGTGCAGGAGAATGAACGTAAACGCCTGAGCGAAGAACTGCACGATGGCATAGGCCCTATACTGAGTGCTGTGCGCATGAACATTAGCAGTACCAGCATGTACGACCTGACAGATACCAGAGACGCAAGCCTGCTATCCAACGCCGTGAAGCTGCTGGATGACTGCCTGATGGAGCTGCGCAACCTGGCAAAGAACCTGATACCCCCCGCCCTGAACGACTATGGGCTGTACCGAGCCCTAAGAAACTTCTGCGAAAAAAATGACAAACTGAGAGACATACGGGTAAACTACAAGATAAAAGAGCCCGGATGGAACCTGAGCCCTGTGGCAGAGATAACCGGCTACCGGGTAAGCCAGGAGCTGATAAACAATGCCCTGAAGTACAGCAAGGCCCAAAACATCTTCCTGGAGGTAGGCCCCATTGTACGCCGTGGCAAAGACCAACTGCGCATCATTGTGCGAGATGACGGGGTGGGTTTCGATTTTTCGCAAAGCTTTCAGAACGAAAAGGGCATGGGCCTGCGCAATATCGCGAGCCGCATACATCTTTTGGGCGGCATGTTCGTGGTGGAAACCTCGCCTGGCCATGGCAGCACATTTGTGGTAGATTTGCCTAAAGCTTCGCCCTCATGA
- the fabG gene encoding 3-oxoacyl-[acyl-carrier-protein] reductase: MENLLAGKTALITGGTRGIGQAIVMELARQGAHVAFTYAGSVDRAKSIEQALGGIKTQVKSYQADAADMAKAQEVVDDVVATFGSLDILINNAGITRDNLLLRMSEEQWDEVMEKNLKSVYNYTKAVAKPMMKQRSGSIINMSSIVGVNGNAGQSNYAASKAGIIGFTQSIAKELASRGIRCNAIAPGFIATEMTDAIPEAELSKWIENIPLKRAGTPEDVARLCLFLASDWSSYITGQTILIDGGMS, translated from the coding sequence ATGGAAAACTTACTCGCAGGAAAAACAGCGCTGATAACAGGAGGCACCCGTGGCATCGGCCAGGCAATCGTAATGGAACTGGCCCGGCAGGGTGCGCACGTTGCCTTCACCTACGCGGGCAGCGTAGACCGTGCCAAAAGCATAGAGCAGGCACTGGGAGGCATCAAAACTCAGGTAAAGTCTTACCAGGCCGATGCCGCAGATATGGCCAAGGCCCAGGAAGTGGTAGACGACGTAGTGGCTACCTTTGGCAGCCTGGACATCCTCATTAACAATGCCGGCATTACCCGAGACAACCTGCTGCTGCGCATGAGCGAGGAGCAATGGGATGAGGTGATGGAAAAAAACCTGAAAAGTGTGTACAACTACACCAAGGCGGTGGCCAAGCCCATGATGAAGCAGCGGAGCGGTAGTATCATCAACATGAGCTCCATAGTAGGCGTGAATGGCAATGCAGGCCAGAGCAACTATGCCGCCAGCAAGGCAGGTATCATTGGCTTTACCCAGAGCATAGCCAAGGAGCTGGCAAGCCGGGGTATACGCTGCAATGCCATTGCCCCCGGCTTCATTGCTACCGAGATGACCGATGCCATCCCTGAGGCTGAGCTCTCTAAATGGATAGAAAACATACCCCTGAAGCGCGCCGGGACACCCGAAGATGTGGCGCGCCTGTGCCTGTTTCTGGCCAGCGACTGGAGCAGCTACATCACCGGCCAAACCATCCTTATAGACGGGGGGATGAGCTAG
- a CDS encoding fumarylacetoacetate hydrolase family protein has product MRLAHLHLDNRPQMVWVGDERCVPAAYVAQAEGVALPETIDALVADLPRWEEAVRNYYGKWMAGSYAEYALPWKPLAALSPILRPRSCRDAYAFRQHVETSRRNRNVPMIPEFDQFPVFYFTNHQTVVGAGELHFMPRHFEQLDYELEVAIVLGKGGRNLHASEADACIFGLCTMNDWSARALQMEEMKLNLGPAKGKDFATGLGPMLVTVDELAGQEVPAHHGHTGKTWNLQMTASINGKRMSEGNLSDMNWTFAEILERISYGVDVYPAEVIGSGTAGTGCLLELNGTARLANPAHTPQWLQPGDRMEVCVQQLGCLHNTLHLAS; this is encoded by the coding sequence ATGCGGCTTGCACACCTGCACCTGGATAACCGACCCCAAATGGTATGGGTGGGGGACGAGCGCTGTGTACCCGCAGCCTATGTAGCCCAGGCCGAGGGGGTGGCGCTGCCCGAAACCATAGATGCCCTGGTGGCCGACCTGCCCCGCTGGGAGGAGGCTGTACGGAACTACTACGGCAAGTGGATGGCAGGCAGCTATGCAGAGTATGCCCTACCCTGGAAGCCCCTGGCAGCCCTAAGCCCCATCCTGCGGCCCCGCTCTTGCCGAGATGCCTACGCGTTTCGCCAGCATGTAGAGACCAGCAGGCGAAACCGAAATGTGCCCATGATACCGGAGTTTGACCAGTTTCCGGTGTTCTACTTTACCAACCATCAAACGGTGGTGGGGGCCGGAGAACTGCACTTCATGCCCCGGCACTTTGAGCAGCTGGACTACGAGCTGGAAGTAGCCATCGTGCTAGGCAAAGGAGGCCGAAACCTGCATGCCAGCGAAGCCGATGCCTGCATCTTTGGCCTATGCACCATGAACGACTGGAGCGCACGTGCCCTGCAAATGGAAGAAATGAAGCTGAACCTGGGCCCCGCCAAGGGCAAGGACTTTGCTACTGGCCTGGGCCCCATGCTGGTAACCGTGGATGAACTGGCTGGACAGGAAGTGCCCGCACACCACGGCCACACCGGCAAAACCTGGAACCTGCAAATGACCGCCAGCATAAACGGAAAACGCATGAGCGAAGGCAATCTGTCGGACATGAACTGGACCTTTGCCGAGATCCTGGAGCGCATAAGCTACGGGGTAGACGTGTATCCGGCAGAGGTAATTGGCAGTGGTACGGCTGGTACAGGCTGCCTGCTGGAGCTGAATGGAACCGCCCGGCTGGCAAACCCCGCCCACACACCCCAGTGGCTGCAGCCTGGAGACCGAATGGAAGTGTGTGTGCAGCAGCTGGGCTGCCTGCACAATACCCTGCACCTGGCATCCTAG
- a CDS encoding PAS domain S-box protein codes for MDKLPSAKVIGVLPLALLDAGWPHALYHAFGYPDSSFSREAFLQLLTADQRERAQAFFIALPHTQAELEVQIKPKEQSQKNIRISFLREEDSTRSFLPGGCLVFQELVNPKEPQHSSDAYWQAAPRPDAADNPPQNPENTTGSKLQTQMLLAESEARFRLLADDAPVLIWLSDTTKACFYFNQPWLAFTGRTLAQELGDGWTEGVHPEDYDRCLNVYTEAFDQRIPFSMEYRLRHKDGTYRWLLDNGKPRYLPDGTFLGYIGSCTDITQTREAYLELENLSQVARYTSNAVVITNAEGRIDWVNEGFTRSTGYTLAEVRGHKPGHWLQGPDTDPQDIAEFSRLLRTKTSFHKEILNYTKDGRPIHFDIHINPIKDAAGEVIRFIGIQNEITAEVKLRESLKKSLKDLEDIRFALDATSLMTITDVQGKITFANELFCQVSGYTAAQLLGQDHRIFNSGHHPQVFWQQMWRSILSGKVWRNEVRNHTRNGKVFWVDTTIVPIMGPNRRPSQFLTLYTDISYRKLVQEALQASERELQLAITAAHLGIWHWYLDTDKVLVNGMMMGLLRGTGANLFYGHKAFEALVHPDERVPRRNRLKAIRQQRAKEAVNEVRFLNEAGNTIWMLESLFITRRTPAGKPERITGLLLNVTQNKRLQEEVAAKEKAMLRAVITGQDLERRRLASELHDGLGALLSAVSMNFSALESKLDQKKEIPGILRQYISEGLREAVQETRNISHNLLPQNLSQHGLRASIDSMVRRIQLSQALTIDLELCPELDELDDEQALSVYRILQEILQNTLRHARASHLSICLQYAGHQLHLRTADNGVGLRENEEASNGLGLRNIESRVRLLNGMFTLFNRAEGGVMIEILFPYTTASPDPTHP; via the coding sequence ATGGATAAGCTGCCCAGCGCAAAAGTGATCGGTGTATTGCCGCTGGCCTTGCTGGATGCTGGCTGGCCGCACGCGCTGTACCACGCATTTGGCTATCCGGACTCGTCTTTCAGCCGAGAGGCCTTTTTGCAGCTACTAACGGCAGATCAGCGAGAGCGGGCACAGGCGTTCTTTATAGCACTGCCTCATACGCAGGCGGAGCTGGAGGTGCAGATAAAGCCCAAGGAACAGTCTCAGAAAAACATCCGCATCAGCTTCCTGAGGGAGGAAGATAGCACCCGCAGCTTCCTACCCGGGGGCTGCCTGGTATTTCAGGAGCTTGTGAACCCGAAAGAACCCCAACACAGTAGCGATGCATACTGGCAAGCCGCCCCTAGGCCGGATGCGGCGGACAACCCGCCGCAGAACCCGGAAAACACAACGGGTAGCAAGCTGCAAACCCAGATGCTACTGGCTGAGAGCGAAGCCCGTTTTCGCCTGCTGGCAGATGACGCCCCTGTGCTAATCTGGCTCTCAGACACAACCAAGGCCTGCTTCTACTTTAACCAGCCCTGGCTAGCCTTTACGGGCCGAACCCTGGCGCAAGAACTGGGGGATGGATGGACAGAGGGGGTGCACCCCGAGGACTATGACCGATGCCTGAACGTGTACACAGAGGCATTTGACCAACGGATACCCTTTAGCATGGAGTACCGGCTGCGGCACAAAGACGGTACATACCGCTGGCTGCTAGATAATGGCAAGCCGCGCTACCTGCCCGACGGCACCTTCCTGGGCTATATAGGCAGCTGCACAGACATTACCCAAACACGAGAAGCCTACCTGGAACTGGAGAACCTGAGCCAGGTAGCCAGGTATACCAGCAATGCCGTGGTGATAACAAACGCCGAGGGACGGATAGACTGGGTAAATGAGGGCTTTACGCGCAGCACAGGCTACACGCTGGCCGAGGTGCGGGGGCACAAGCCCGGACACTGGCTACAGGGGCCCGATACAGACCCCCAAGATATAGCAGAGTTTAGCAGGCTGCTGAGAACCAAGACCTCCTTCCACAAAGAAATACTGAACTACACCAAGGATGGTAGGCCCATCCATTTCGACATACACATAAACCCCATCAAGGATGCAGCGGGGGAGGTAATTCGGTTTATCGGGATACAAAATGAAATAACGGCAGAAGTGAAGCTGCGCGAGAGCCTGAAAAAGAGCCTCAAGGATCTGGAAGACATTCGCTTTGCCCTGGATGCTACTTCGCTCATGACCATTACCGATGTGCAGGGAAAGATCACCTTTGCCAATGAACTATTCTGCCAGGTATCGGGCTACACCGCTGCCCAGCTGCTGGGGCAAGACCACCGGATCTTCAACAGTGGACATCATCCCCAGGTCTTCTGGCAGCAGATGTGGCGTAGCATACTGAGCGGTAAGGTATGGCGGAATGAAGTACGCAACCACACCCGGAATGGAAAGGTGTTCTGGGTAGACACCACCATCGTACCCATTATGGGGCCCAACCGGCGGCCCAGCCAGTTCCTTACCCTCTATACCGACATTAGCTATCGGAAACTGGTGCAAGAGGCCCTGCAGGCCAGCGAGCGGGAGCTGCAGCTAGCCATAACCGCCGCCCACCTGGGCATTTGGCACTGGTACCTGGATACGGACAAAGTACTGGTAAACGGGATGATGATGGGCCTGCTGCGCGGCACGGGGGCCAATCTGTTTTATGGGCACAAGGCCTTTGAAGCCCTGGTGCACCCGGACGAACGTGTACCGCGGCGCAACAGACTGAAAGCCATCCGGCAACAAAGGGCGAAGGAAGCAGTAAATGAGGTTCGCTTCCTGAATGAGGCCGGAAATACCATCTGGATGCTGGAGAGCCTCTTCATCACACGCCGAACACCAGCAGGCAAACCCGAGCGCATAACCGGCCTGCTGCTGAATGTAACACAAAACAAACGCCTGCAGGAAGAGGTAGCGGCCAAGGAAAAGGCCATGCTCCGGGCTGTGATCACCGGCCAGGACCTGGAGCGCAGGCGGCTGGCCAGCGAGCTACACGACGGACTGGGGGCACTGCTGAGCGCGGTGAGCATGAACTTCTCGGCACTGGAAAGTAAGCTGGACCAGAAAAAAGAAATACCCGGCATCCTGCGGCAATACATCAGCGAGGGGCTGAGAGAGGCGGTGCAGGAAACACGCAATATCTCGCACAACCTGCTGCCGCAGAACCTGAGCCAGCATGGGCTGCGTGCATCCATAGACAGCATGGTACGGCGGATACAACTGTCTCAGGCGCTAACGATAGACCTGGAGCTGTGCCCCGAGTTGGATGAGCTGGACGATGAACAGGCGCTGAGTGTATACCGCATCTTGCAGGAAATTCTGCAAAACACCCTCCGACACGCACGCGCAAGCCACCTCTCCATCTGCCTGCAGTATGCCGGACACCAGCTACACCTGCGTACTGCTGACAACGGGGTAGGCCTGCGCGAAAACGAAGAAGCCAGCAATGGCCTGGGCCTCCGGAACATAGAGAGCAGAGTACGGCTGCTAAATGGAATGTTTACCCTGTTTAATCGAGCAGAGGGCGGTGTTATGATCGAGATCCTGTTCCCCTACACCACGGCTTCGCCGGATCCTACACATCCCTAA
- a CDS encoding nucleotide sugar dehydrogenase yields MYQSLVAKEKKLAVIGLGYVGLPIALLFAKKLKVIGFDINARRIEMMRQQVDPSGELPASAFQGCDIEFTAEVDDLKDAHFFVVAVPTPIDARRNPDLTPVLSASKTLARVLKPGDYVVYESTVYPGCTEEDCIPILEESGLKWQEHFHVGYSPERINPGDQVHTLSNTKKIVSGDTPAAAREIEQVYALVIEAGLHVAPSIKVAEAAKIIENTQRDLNIALMNELSLIFDLMQVNTYDVLEAAGTKWNFQKFQPGLVGGHCIGVDPYYLTYKSMELGYHPRVILSGRDINDNMGPYVAQKTIKMMVAGGKDLANTRVLIMGITFKENVQDIRNSKVVDVYRELRDYAVDVDVVDPHAESEEVEEEYGFGLTPTPSQGYDAIILAVPHAEYLNRDETFFTDLLKPNGLFVDIKGLYRHQFTHLPYWSL; encoded by the coding sequence ATGTATCAATCGCTGGTAGCCAAGGAGAAGAAATTGGCCGTTATTGGCCTAGGCTATGTAGGACTACCCATCGCGCTGCTTTTTGCCAAAAAGCTGAAGGTTATTGGCTTCGACATAAATGCGCGGCGGATAGAAATGATGCGGCAGCAGGTGGACCCCAGCGGAGAGCTGCCCGCCAGTGCATTCCAGGGCTGCGACATTGAGTTTACAGCCGAGGTGGACGACCTGAAGGATGCCCACTTCTTCGTGGTGGCTGTACCCACCCCCATAGATGCTCGCAGAAACCCGGACCTTACCCCCGTGCTGAGTGCCAGCAAAACCCTGGCCAGGGTGCTGAAGCCCGGAGACTATGTGGTGTATGAAAGCACGGTATACCCAGGCTGCACCGAGGAAGACTGCATCCCGATACTGGAAGAAAGCGGCCTGAAGTGGCAGGAGCATTTCCACGTAGGCTACAGCCCCGAGCGTATAAATCCCGGAGACCAGGTGCATACCCTGAGCAACACGAAAAAAATCGTATCGGGAGACACACCCGCAGCAGCCAGGGAAATAGAACAGGTATACGCCCTGGTAATAGAGGCCGGCCTGCATGTAGCCCCGAGCATAAAGGTAGCCGAGGCAGCAAAGATCATCGAAAACACGCAGCGAGACCTGAACATCGCCCTGATGAACGAGCTAAGCCTCATCTTCGACCTGATGCAGGTAAACACCTATGATGTACTAGAGGCGGCAGGTACTAAGTGGAACTTCCAGAAGTTCCAGCCCGGGCTAGTAGGAGGCCACTGCATAGGGGTAGACCCCTATTACCTGACCTACAAGTCTATGGAGCTGGGCTATCACCCGCGCGTAATCCTGTCTGGCAGAGACATAAATGACAACATGGGCCCCTACGTAGCCCAAAAAACCATCAAAATGATGGTAGCGGGGGGCAAAGACCTCGCCAATACCCGGGTGCTCATTATGGGCATCACCTTCAAGGAGAACGTGCAGGATATCCGAAACAGCAAAGTGGTGGATGTGTACCGAGAGCTGCGCGACTACGCCGTAGACGTGGATGTGGTAGACCCCCATGCCGAAAGCGAGGAGGTGGAAGAGGAGTATGGATTCGGCCTGACCCCTACACCCAGCCAGGGCTACGATGCCATCATACTGGCAGTGCCGCATGCCGAGTACCTGAACCGGGACGAAACCTTTTTTACAGACCTGCTGAAGCCAAACGGACTATTTGTAGACATAAAGGGGCTATACCGCCACCAATTCACCCATTTACCCTACTGGAGCTTATGA